AAGGTTTGTGTCCACAGATTCACAGGCACAAGCACAGAATGACAGCAGAGCAGGCCCCATCGCCACACGATCGAGCTGCATGAACAAACAGGCCAACGATGACCAGGGTAAACTTCCGCTAACTTGCATTCATTGGGGATAGCGACCAGTATGACGGATGGACTGCGCTGAATGCATGAGGCTGCTTAGCATACTTAGTGCATTTCGCATGttgttgattttgaatgaaagtTGAAACCAGCACTGGCAGCAGTGACAGTCACTCACATAGACTGAGAGTGAGAGAGTGAGAGACAATCCGAGTCACTGAGTCAGTCTGAGTGAGCTGGACAACAAACGTCATGCTTTTGCCATTTACATTTGAATTGTGCTGACAGTTTAGCGTCTCTTCGTCATCTTCCGGATGTCAGCAAGCCATATGGGGCATCAGATCAGCCTCTAATCTCGGAGAACCACTCCTCTTTCAGCAAAGCAAAATGATGGAAATTGTCAAAAATTAGAAAGCGTGTCGTGTTAGTCAACGCATGTAACTATGAGATGCAAACTGAATttctcaaagttttatttaaaGGAGTTATATCAATGAGAATCAAtttgaatgacaagaaaataattattttaaaaGTATATAGTTTTATGTAACGTTCATACATGACTTTTATTGAGAAATAGCTAGTTATTGCAACTTTCTATAACCAAATTAACCACACCACCTACCGGAATTGATCATGTGACCAGAAATTCTGTTCAAAATGGCAGACATGGCAGAACATGAAAATGACATTCAGCCAACtgacttttcaaaagtattgGTCGATATACCCCTCATTACGGACTGTGTTTTCAGAAAACTTCCCATGAGGACGCTGAATACTTGTGCTAGGTTAGCAAAATCGGTTAAAACTTGTGATGAGCTGGAAAACAGTCAACATGATGATTGCGAAAGAGAAACACAAACAGCAGATACTTATACATAACATTGTACTCACCCGTTCTGGAAACTCATGAATGATCAATTTGAACCCAGCCAACTGTCTTTACACAAAAGTTGCCTACTTCACACTTAGCTGCAGTGTCGAGTTTGCTGGTTCAACAAGCATGCTTTGCTGGGGCTAGACCCTGTACCCACAAATGACATCACACTGTAACCAACTCAACTGATTTGATATATTGGGGATAGCTGTTATTCAGAAGCTGTTATCATTTTAGGGTTTGCAAATTATGGCATGAGGCAGTTCAGAAGATGAAGCGGCGAAGACAGGAAAGTTTATGGCTCCTTTTCACACTGCCGTCCGATACTGACTTCACTGAAGCTTCCTCAGTTCAAGTTTCTGAACAAATTGATGACAGATTAAAAGTGAGTGACAGAAATTGAGAGTGTGTGCAGGGTCATTAAATATGTCATTTTACATAGAATTCATGTGTCACACTCTGATTACCATGGCATTGGCAATGCTTTAAACTATATCAGCCATtcttttcaagacaaaaatTTAGGCCTAAAGTGCACACCACTCATTGATGACTTGGATGAATAAAGAAGACATACCTTAAGGCATTGCATCAAAATGTAAATTCCAACTTTGAAGTTATAATCATGCATTTGAACATATGCAACTCAATGTTTGATGTGTTGACATAACTGTTCTTTTATATACAGGTAATGTCAAGTCAACCTAGCACAGCCCTCCTTTTCCTTTCAACATCTGCACTTGAGCACCCAATCCCCATTCCAAGAGATATATCCTCAACAAATACTCGTCCAAGAGCATGCAAGCAAGAAAAAGTTGAGATACCAGCCTACCTGAGGAGAGCTTTACCCGACACATGTACTCTAATTGGAATGACAACTGATGGAATTATAGGTAATTCCTATTTTGAATATAGTTTGGGCTATTGTCATAGGCACAGGTGCTGTGTTGGATTGAAGGTGAAAATTAAAGAACTTAAAAATTGATAGTTGGTTGGACATAAACTGtaatttcaattacatgtagttaagtTCCTGAGCTCATTCTGGGCTTGAAGAATACAAATCTGTGTAAGTTGATTCTGTATTTTGTTAATTTCAGGTACTGTGACTGATAACTGTCATCCAGTTGAGCTGGAAAACTGTGATGCAGGatctcttctccttcttccAAAAATAAATGGACTTGGTGTGCATACATTTACTTTAACTGAAGATGCTTTCAGTATGTCAAATCCGTCTCGGGAAGATTTGGAGCGAATTTCCGGGATTCCTGATCATCAGGATATAAAAGTGCTATTCTTATTCTTTGGTGTGGACTCTTCTGTTGCCTTTACATCTGCTGAAGACACAATGGTCAAGGCCTTCGTTTATGAATATAAAGATATTGTTGTAGCTGGTGGATATGTGGACAATCTGATATACATGAATGCCAACAAGACAAAGATCACAGAGTAAGTTTGATTTCTATCATCATGTTGGCTTATAGAGTTATCATCAGCGGTTTTTAGCTGTCATATTGATTCATGTACAATATTGAACAAGTAATGTTATTAAAGAAGATAGTCCAGTTTTGGTTCCTAAAGAACCCCTTATTTTGTACCTAGTCAATCTCCCAGTTCAACATGCAGGCACTGACGAAGTAAATAACCATTTCACTACCTTGTTGAAAATATTCAGCCATTACCTTGTGTACTTACATGTATCACTCAAATCCTAATTTGTTCCAGAAATGATGTTGCTGTTGGCATAGCTCTTTACGGAGATCGGATCAAGATGGCATCAACAATTCTGGACCAGTCTGTCAAATCCACCAAAAAGGCGGAAGAAtgcataaaaaaattgaagGACACAAACATACCAGTTGACTCGTCACATCATTCATTCGGTTTCCAGTTTGCTTGTGTTGGGCGGGGTTACCACCAGTATCATAAAAACAATGTGGAAGCAGACATTTTTAGAAAATTCTTTCCAAATATTCCTCTGTTGGGATTCTTTGGAGGTGGTGAAATTGGCCTGAATTATTTACCCGACTATTCTGGATCTGAAACGTCCAAGAAGGAAATAGATCCCTTCCTGAGAATGAACCACTCCTACACGACTATAATGTGTCTTCTTTCAGTTCCTAAGAATAAAGTTTCACTCTGACAgtgttagtacatgtatttatggtGGTCTTTAATCGAATTCAGGGGAGCCACACAGCCCCCAAAGTTCAGTGATAGATTTGGGTTCCTCCTATTCAAGATCATAACATGTAAGGTTAGATTTTGTATCAACTATTCTTAAATAATTAAATAGCCCATCAAATCAACTTTTTAGTTTTGTGGTGtttttgtccaaaatcatcAAGCTTCAATGACAGTATGTCTGTATTTGTCAAGGGGGGGCAGGCATATATGTACACATGTGCATGTGTGCTACTGGCCACAGAAACCTAATACACAATTTTTTACTATGTTTCAATCATTTATTCCATAAAAACATGAAGCTATGATTACAAGTCAAGAACCCAGTTCTTTCTATCGTTTTTGAACAGTCAATCATTCTCTTGTTTGAGCATGATTAATAGCACAGACCTTAGCTCTTCCTCGCAACAAATTTGTTGCTTTACTACCTTGGTTTACTAAATATGTTCATGCAGCACATGACATAATACATAGCGCATaaataaagttcaaatttaACACTTTTTATCAACTTAGAAATATTTCTGTAATGGTTCTCCAATGACTTTCTCTAGATGACTGATGACCTCTTGACACTGCTGTTCTACTTCATAGGAATCATCTGAAAGAACACAAAGTACCAGTTAAAAAAATCTCACAGTTGCCAACAGGTTTACTTGAAGTAACCACCAATGGTGTCCCTATCAAAAATGTACTCATGAACAGTTTTTCAGAATTGTCTTTTCCCAATTATTGATATCTCCCTACAGAGATCACTTTgggacagacaaatgctgtTGTGATGTTGggcaaattgaattgaaatggcAAATGAGGAGTAAATAACTGTATTCACCTTCAAGTAGTTCAGCCAAGAACTGTATGGTTTCTGGTAGCAAGACCATATAATCATCTCCAAGCTTCTTGCTCAATTCCTCCACCAATTTCAAGGCAGCAAATCTCACCTGTAAATGAACATCAGAAAAATGAGTCGGGGAAGCA
This is a stretch of genomic DNA from Lineus longissimus chromosome 2, tnLinLong1.2, whole genome shotgun sequence. It encodes these proteins:
- the LOC135503168 gene encoding F-box only protein 22-like isoform X2, whose amino-acid sequence is MKRRRQESLWLLFTLPSDTDFTEASSVQVSEQIDDRLKVMSSQPSTALLFLSTSALEHPIPIPRDISSTNTRPRACKQEKVEIPAYLRRALPDTCTLIGMTTDGIIGTVTDNCHPVELENCDAGSLLLLPKINGLGVHTFTLTEDAFSMSNPSREDLERISGIPDHQDIKVLFLFFGVDSSVAFTSAEDTMVKAFVYEYKDIVVAGGYVDNLIYMNANKTKITENDVAVGIALYGDRIKMASTILDQSVKSTKKAEECIKKLKDTNIPVDSSHHSFGFQFACVGRGYHQYHKNNVEADIFRKFFPNIPLLGFFGGGEIGLNYLPDYSGSETSKKEIDPFLRMNHSYTTIMCLLSVPKNKVSL
- the LOC135503168 gene encoding F-box only protein 22-like isoform X1; amino-acid sequence: MADMAEHENDIQPTDFSKVLVDIPLITDCVFRKLPMRTLNTCARVCKLWHEAVQKMKRRRQESLWLLFTLPSDTDFTEASSVQVSEQIDDRLKVMSSQPSTALLFLSTSALEHPIPIPRDISSTNTRPRACKQEKVEIPAYLRRALPDTCTLIGMTTDGIIGTVTDNCHPVELENCDAGSLLLLPKINGLGVHTFTLTEDAFSMSNPSREDLERISGIPDHQDIKVLFLFFGVDSSVAFTSAEDTMVKAFVYEYKDIVVAGGYVDNLIYMNANKTKITENDVAVGIALYGDRIKMASTILDQSVKSTKKAEECIKKLKDTNIPVDSSHHSFGFQFACVGRGYHQYHKNNVEADIFRKFFPNIPLLGFFGGGEIGLNYLPDYSGSETSKKEIDPFLRMNHSYTTIMCLLSVPKNKVSL